In Amycolatopsis sp. EV170708-02-1, the following are encoded in one genomic region:
- a CDS encoding TetR/AcrR family transcriptional regulator, whose protein sequence is MTKTTGVGRPRASGAAASKREARLAVLDAAGELFTGAGYAATTTRAIAERAGLRQASLYYHFPSKEDILAALLEDTVRPSLDVAGGLSAKLAPVGTRLWALAYADIHLLGSARHNLGALYLLPEISSPRLARFRAERAELKRVYGSLVAAAGVTAALQAIRTDLVFGLVESIAIVRRDQPDLDVEAHAVEGADSVLRLVGLGEPDTVLRGSARALLEG, encoded by the coding sequence ATGACGAAAACGACCGGGGTGGGCAGACCGAGAGCCAGCGGCGCGGCCGCGAGCAAGCGGGAGGCGCGGCTCGCCGTCTTGGACGCGGCGGGGGAGCTGTTCACCGGCGCCGGCTACGCGGCGACGACCACGCGGGCCATCGCCGAACGCGCCGGCCTGCGCCAGGCGTCGCTCTACTACCACTTTCCGTCCAAAGAGGACATTCTCGCGGCGCTGCTGGAGGACACCGTCCGGCCGTCGCTGGACGTCGCGGGCGGGCTGTCGGCCAAGCTCGCGCCGGTCGGCACGAGGCTGTGGGCGCTGGCCTACGCGGACATCCACTTGCTCGGCAGCGCGCGGCACAACCTCGGCGCCCTGTACCTGCTGCCGGAGATCTCGTCGCCGCGGCTCGCGCGGTTCCGGGCCGAACGGGCGGAGCTCAAACGCGTGTACGGCTCGCTCGTCGCGGCGGCGGGCGTCACGGCCGCCCTCCAGGCGATCCGGACGGACCTCGTGTTCGGGCTCGTCGAGAGCATCGCGATCGTCCGGCGAGACCAGCCGGACCTGGACGTCGAGGCGCACGCCGTCGAAGGGGCCGACAGCGTGCTGAGGCTCGTCGGGCTCGGGGAGCCGGACACCGTCCTGCGCGGCTCCGCGCGAGCGCTGCTGGAGGGCTGA
- a CDS encoding amino acid permease — protein sequence MPSEDLSAFGYRQELRRTLGGFSAFAAGFSFVSILTTVFQLFAFGYSFGDTLFFWTWPLVIAGQLLVALNFAELAARFPLAGSVYQWAKHLSPGFAGWLAGWMMLVGCVVALAGAAIALQVVLPSVWSGFQLVGGDPAITSPTGASNAVLLGTALIVVTTAINAGGVRLMARINDVGVAAELVGVLVLIIGLALFAVRGPQVVLQPACDSPGAGGVLASALMAAYVLYGFDTAASVAEETKDARRTAPRAVLRALLISGIGGLAVVITALMAAPSLTDGQLAGKGLPYVITAVFGDTLGRVFLADVAIAVVVCTLTIQTGTVRLFYSMARDGALPGAKRLSAVNARTGTPIAPAVLSGVLAIGLLLLNLGNPTIFSTITGTSVVVVYLAYLLVTGPLLIRRRQGRFTAEPGHFSLGRWAIPVNIAAVGYGAMMIVNIAWPRAEIYDLAGTGSVWVLLFPIEFVGAALLTGYLCWRRRSALTTVPVPAT from the coding sequence ATGCCCTCCGAGGACCTTTCCGCCTTCGGGTACCGCCAAGAACTTCGCCGGACACTGGGCGGTTTCTCCGCCTTCGCCGCCGGTTTCTCCTTCGTTTCCATCCTTACGACGGTGTTCCAGCTGTTCGCCTTCGGCTATTCGTTCGGCGACACGCTCTTCTTCTGGACATGGCCGCTGGTGATCGCCGGGCAATTGCTCGTCGCGCTCAACTTCGCCGAACTCGCCGCCCGATTCCCGCTGGCCGGATCGGTTTACCAGTGGGCGAAACACCTCTCCCCCGGATTCGCGGGGTGGCTCGCCGGCTGGATGATGCTGGTGGGCTGCGTCGTGGCACTCGCCGGTGCCGCGATCGCGCTGCAGGTCGTCCTCCCGTCGGTCTGGAGCGGGTTCCAGCTCGTCGGCGGGGATCCGGCGATCACCTCCCCGACCGGTGCCAGCAACGCGGTCCTGCTCGGCACCGCGCTGATCGTCGTCACCACCGCGATCAACGCGGGCGGCGTGCGGCTGATGGCGCGGATCAACGACGTCGGGGTCGCGGCCGAACTCGTCGGCGTCCTCGTGCTGATCATCGGGCTCGCGCTGTTCGCCGTCCGCGGTCCGCAGGTCGTGCTCCAGCCCGCGTGTGACAGCCCTGGAGCCGGCGGTGTCCTCGCTTCGGCGTTGATGGCGGCGTACGTGCTGTACGGCTTCGATACCGCCGCCTCCGTCGCCGAGGAGACGAAGGACGCCCGCCGCACCGCTCCTCGCGCCGTGCTTCGCGCCCTCCTGATCTCCGGGATCGGCGGGCTCGCGGTCGTCATCACCGCGTTGATGGCCGCGCCGAGCCTGACCGACGGGCAGCTGGCCGGGAAGGGCCTGCCGTATGTGATCACGGCCGTCTTCGGCGACACGCTCGGCCGGGTCTTCCTCGCCGACGTCGCGATCGCGGTCGTCGTCTGCACCCTGACCATCCAGACCGGCACGGTCCGGCTGTTCTACTCGATGGCCCGCGACGGCGCGCTCCCCGGCGCCAAACGCCTTTCCGCGGTGAACGCCCGCACCGGCACGCCGATCGCGCCCGCGGTGCTGTCCGGGGTGCTCGCCATCGGGCTGCTGCTGCTGAATCTGGGGAACCCGACGATCTTCAGCACCATCACCGGCACTTCGGTGGTCGTGGTCTATCTGGCCTATCTGCTGGTGACCGGACCCCTGCTGATCCGCCGCCGTCAAGGCCGTTTCACCGCCGAACCCGGCCATTTCTCCCTGGGGCGATGGGCTATTCCGGTCAACATCGCGGCAGTAGGGTACGGCGCGATGATGATCGTCAACATCGCCTGGCCACGAGCCGAAATCTACGACCTGGCGGGCACCGGTTCCGTCTGGGTCCTGTTGTTCCCGATCGAGTTCGTCGGCGCCGCGCTGCTCACCGGCTATCTCTGCTGGCGCCGCCGCTCCGCGCTCACCACGGTTCCCGTCCCCGCGACCTGA
- a CDS encoding urea amidolyase associated protein UAAP1 — translation MSTTSTTYGARDHARAQAGTVAEAMPSIPASTWPDPPPGIDPAKLVWAETVAGGGYTHKVLARGTELRLTDLEGDACAHVLLFNADQPWERLNVADTVKVQWNAYLDESIALLSDQARVLATVVTDESGKHDALCGTSTVDGNAERYGDGSPQGDSPSGNALFTLAAAKHGLAPRDLPPSLSFFQGVHVETDGGLTFTGSAGPGKTVVLRTELPVIVLIVNVAHPLDPRPDYTVTPLRVLAQRSAPSTPDSPEWTSSPEAQRAFENTADYLTARGLA, via the coding sequence ATGAGCACGACATCGACCACGTACGGCGCGCGCGACCATGCCCGCGCCCAGGCGGGCACGGTGGCCGAAGCGATGCCGTCCATCCCGGCGTCCACCTGGCCGGACCCGCCGCCCGGGATCGACCCGGCGAAGCTGGTCTGGGCCGAGACCGTCGCCGGCGGCGGCTACACCCACAAGGTCCTCGCCCGCGGCACCGAACTGCGGCTGACCGACCTCGAAGGCGACGCCTGCGCGCATGTGCTGCTGTTCAACGCCGACCAGCCCTGGGAACGGCTGAACGTCGCGGACACGGTGAAGGTCCAGTGGAACGCCTACCTCGACGAGTCGATCGCCTTGCTTTCGGACCAGGCGCGGGTGCTCGCGACCGTCGTCACCGACGAAAGCGGGAAACACGACGCCCTCTGCGGAACGTCCACTGTGGACGGCAACGCCGAGCGCTACGGCGACGGGAGCCCACAAGGCGATTCGCCGTCGGGCAACGCGCTGTTCACCCTCGCCGCCGCCAAACACGGCCTCGCGCCGCGCGATCTCCCGCCGAGCCTGTCCTTCTTCCAGGGCGTCCACGTGGAGACCGACGGCGGGCTGACGTTCACCGGTTCGGCGGGCCCCGGCAAGACCGTGGTCCTGCGCACCGAACTCCCGGTGATCGTCCTGATCGTCAACGTCGCGCACCCGCTCGACCCGCGCCCGGACTACACGGTCACCCCGTTGCGCGTCCTCGCCCAGCGAAGCGCGCCGTCCACACCGGACAGTCCTGAATGGACATCCTCTCCCGAAGCACAGCGCGCCTTCGAGAACACCGCCGACTACCTCACCGCTAGGGGCCTGGCATGA
- a CDS encoding urea amidolyase associated protein UAAP2 — MTTIISDTEVAARAPYSTVLREGETLAIIDLGGNQAVDFLCYDAADTAKRYSAAATIAAQRNIFLTTGSVLRTGEGAPLLTVVEDTCGRHDTIGGACSKESNSLRYGQHTRYQHACVENFLTEGAKWGLGKRDLVSNVNWYMNVPVEQDGTLGIVDGISAPGLEVRLRAETDVLVLVSNCPQINNPCNGFDPTPVRMIVTGGGA; from the coding sequence ATGACGACGATCATCTCCGACACCGAGGTCGCCGCGCGGGCGCCGTATTCCACCGTGCTGCGCGAGGGCGAGACGCTCGCGATCATCGATCTCGGCGGCAACCAGGCCGTCGACTTCCTCTGCTACGACGCCGCCGACACGGCGAAGAGGTACAGCGCGGCCGCCACGATCGCCGCGCAGCGCAACATCTTCCTCACCACCGGCAGCGTGCTGCGCACCGGCGAGGGCGCACCGCTGCTGACCGTCGTGGAGGACACCTGCGGGCGGCACGACACGATCGGCGGCGCCTGCAGCAAGGAATCGAACAGCCTCCGCTACGGCCAGCACACGCGGTACCAGCACGCCTGCGTCGAGAACTTCCTGACCGAAGGCGCCAAATGGGGGCTCGGCAAACGGGATCTGGTCAGCAACGTCAACTGGTACATGAACGTGCCGGTGGAACAGGACGGCACGCTCGGTATCGTCGACGGCATCTCCGCGCCCGGTCTCGAAGTCCGGCTGCGCGCCGAGACCGACGTGCTCGTGCTGGTGTCGAACTGCCCGCAGATCAACAATCCGTGCAACGGTTTCGACCCGACGCCGGTCCGGATGATCGTCACCGGCGGTGGCGCGTGA